One Manihot esculenta cultivar AM560-2 chromosome 18, M.esculenta_v8, whole genome shotgun sequence genomic window carries:
- the LOC110606811 gene encoding uncharacterized protein LOC110606811 encodes MAVQDKEFVEWPRPLRTEADQRNPDKYCQFHRTHGHDTNNCFQLIAEIERLIKRGHLKNFVKKQEGQRPQPNSATQASRRAGAVNDGSSGTINMIVGGTGGRMSRRGKKRSREGESSGAEVMQVVEHCPLAITFSPEDAQGVQMPHDDTLVIEAVIHNYRVKKILVDDGSKVNLLPYRVFQQMGIPEEQLVRDQTPVKGIGGVPVPVEGKVKLALTLGEAPRTRTHYAVFLVAKLPLSYNAILGRPALFNFEAVTSIRYLAMKFPTEAGVGIVRGSQEEARTVPKVQGLSGKPPGSSNDRSTLEEYFA; translated from the exons ATGGCCGTCCAAGACAAAGAATTCGTAGAGTGGCCCAGACCCCTGAGAACAGAAGCCGACCagcgaaatcctgacaaatactgtcagttcCATCGCACTCATGGCCATGATACCAATAACTGCTTTCAGTTAATCGCAGAAATCGAAAGGCTGATAAAGAGAGGGCACCTGAAGAACTTCGTGAAGAAACAAGAAGGACAACGACCTCAGCCCAATTCGGCAACCCAAGCGTCGAGGAGAGCAGgagcagtgaatgatgggtctagtGGGACCATTAACATGATTGTGGGGGGcacaggaggtcggatgagccgtaGAGGAAAGAAGAGGAGTCGAGAGGGAGAAAGCAGTGGCGCTGAGGTCATGCAGGTCGTCGAACACTGTCCACTGGCCATCACcttctctccggaggatgctCAAGGTGTTcaaatgccccatgatgacacccttgtcattgaagctgtcATCCACAACTATCGGGTGAAGAAAATtctagtggatgatgggagtaaggtcaacttGCTACCCTACcgggtcttccagcagatgggaatccctgaAGAACAATTGGTCCGGGATCAGACACCGGTCAAAGGAATCGGAGGAGTCCCAGTAcctgtagaagggaaggtgaagctggctctcaccctAGGAGAAGCACCGAGGACACGCACTCATTATGCGGTGTTCCTGGTAGCCAAACTTCCTCTGAGCTACAACGCGATCCTGGGAAGACCTGCCCTGTTCAACTTTGAGgccgtcaccagtatcagatacCTGGCAATGAAGTTTCCAACAGAAGCAGGGGTGGGAATAGTTcggggaagccaggaggaagcaaggACAGT TCCGAAAGTTCAGGGTTTATCTGGAAAGCCACCAGGGAGTAGTAATGACCGATCAACCCTTGAAGAATATTTTGCATAG
- the LOC110606308 gene encoding transcription factor bHLH110 isoform X3 has protein sequence MESANLHHQHHQLQAQLVGSSSLTSPSSYGAGSTHAWTQNITLSSGNFNPNCNGVAVNPRHKNETLIPPLNGSMIQDLGFHWNGNNAGGSFTNQSAHDLQLAKIKHYLSSDSFPKFTETINSPSSIEDSHLSSTTHFKDKQKDISADLSDKLLLKTISSGFAINGGHQFSPRQMYSTTSHDCSTLGSSIPGRGNFSQIYPSINISNLSPSQPPISGSFDMNLQALDLLTSKRFSGSFGQPSHDNIGIYNDNISYSLDRMHMPSCSPSKTSSFTANQIPEAKRPNDSLMESKANQQAAPKKSRLETRASCPPFKVRKEKLGDRIAALQQLVAPFGKTDTASVLMEAIGYIKFLQSQVETLSVPYMKSSCNKTSTRTTQTFQNSVMEDENDDEAKKDLRSRGLCLVPLSCMSYVTSDGGGGGGGGGIWPLPNFGGGT, from the exons ATGGAGTCTGCTAATCTCCATCACCAGCATCATCAGCTTCAAGCCCAGCTTGTTGGATCTTCTTCTTTAACTTCCCCATCTAGCTATGGAGCTGGAAGCACTCATGCTTGGACCCAAAACATCACTTT GAGCAGTGGTAACTTCAATCCCAACTGCAATGGAGTAGCTGTAAATCCGAGGCACAAAAACGAGACTTTAATCCCTCCTCTCAACGGTTCCATGATTCAAGACTTGGGTTTCCACTGGAATGGCAATAATGCAGGAGGAAGCTTCACCAACCAGTCTGCTCATGACCTACAGCTTGCAAAAATCAAACACTACTTATCATCAGATTCTTTCCCCAAATTTACAGAGACGATAAACAGTCCCTCGAGTATTGAAGATTCTCATCTATCATCCACAACCCATTTTAAAGATAAGCAAAAAGATATAAGTGCTGATCTAAGCGATAAGCTACTGCTCAAGACTATTTCTTCTGGTTTTGCTATCAATGGTGGTCATCAGTTTTCGCCAAGGCAAATGTACTCTACCACTTCTCATGATTGTTCTACCCTTGGAAGTTCCATACCCGGCAGAGGGAACTTTAGCCAGATATATCCGAGCATCAATATTTCAAACTTGAGTCCCTCACAGCCGCCGATCTCAGGCTCTTTTGACATGAACTTGCAGGCTTTGGATCTCTTAACCTCTAAAAGATTTAGTGGGAGTTTTGGGCAGCCTTCGCATGATAATATTGGCATATATAACGACAACATTTCTTACAGTCTAGATCGTATGCATATGCCATCATGTAGCCCTAGTAAA ACATCCTCTTTCACTGCCAATCAAATTCCAGAGGCAAAGAGGCCCAACGACAGCTTGATGGAGTCTAAAGCAAACCAGCAAGCTGCACCCAAGAAATCGCGATTGGAGACACGCGCTTCCTGCCCACCATTTAAG GTTAGGAAAGAGAAATTAGGAGATAGAATTGCAGCTTTGCAGCAGCTGGTTGCTCCCTTTGGCAAG ACAGACACAGCATCCGTACTAATGGAGGCAATTGGATACATTAAATTTCTTCAAAGCCAGGTTGAG ACGTTGAGCGTTCCATATATGAAATCATCTTGCAACAAGACCAGCACTAGAACTACGCAAACA TTTCAGAATTCAGTGATGGAGGATGAAAATGATGATGAGGCGAAGAAGGATTTAAGAAGCCGAGGACTATGTCTAGTACCATTATCTTGCATGTCTTATGTGACCAgcgatggtggaggaggtggtggtggaggaggcaTCTGGCCACTGCCTAATTTTGGTGGAGGAACATAA
- the LOC110606308 gene encoding transcription factor bHLH110 isoform X5 has protein sequence MSSGNFNPNCNGVAVNPRHKNETLIPPLNGSMIQDLGFHWNGNNAGGSFTNQSAHDLQLAKIKHYLSSDSFPKFTETINSPSSIEDSHLSSTTHFKDKQKDISADLSDKLLLKTISSGFAINGGHQFSPRQMYSTTSHDCSTLGSSIPGRGNFSQIYPSINISNLSPSQPPISGSFDMNLQALDLLTSKRFSGSFGQPSHDNIGIYNDNISYSLDRMHMPSCSPSKTSSFTANQIPEAKRPNDSLMESKANQQAAPKKSRLETRASCPPFKNFVEQVRKEKLGDRIAALQQLVAPFGKTDTASVLMEAIGYIKFLQSQVETLSVPYMKSSCNKTSTRTTQTFQNSVMEDENDDEAKKDLRSRGLCLVPLSCMSYVTSDGGGGGGGGGIWPLPNFGGGT, from the exons AT GAGCAGTGGTAACTTCAATCCCAACTGCAATGGAGTAGCTGTAAATCCGAGGCACAAAAACGAGACTTTAATCCCTCCTCTCAACGGTTCCATGATTCAAGACTTGGGTTTCCACTGGAATGGCAATAATGCAGGAGGAAGCTTCACCAACCAGTCTGCTCATGACCTACAGCTTGCAAAAATCAAACACTACTTATCATCAGATTCTTTCCCCAAATTTACAGAGACGATAAACAGTCCCTCGAGTATTGAAGATTCTCATCTATCATCCACAACCCATTTTAAAGATAAGCAAAAAGATATAAGTGCTGATCTAAGCGATAAGCTACTGCTCAAGACTATTTCTTCTGGTTTTGCTATCAATGGTGGTCATCAGTTTTCGCCAAGGCAAATGTACTCTACCACTTCTCATGATTGTTCTACCCTTGGAAGTTCCATACCCGGCAGAGGGAACTTTAGCCAGATATATCCGAGCATCAATATTTCAAACTTGAGTCCCTCACAGCCGCCGATCTCAGGCTCTTTTGACATGAACTTGCAGGCTTTGGATCTCTTAACCTCTAAAAGATTTAGTGGGAGTTTTGGGCAGCCTTCGCATGATAATATTGGCATATATAACGACAACATTTCTTACAGTCTAGATCGTATGCATATGCCATCATGTAGCCCTAGTAAA ACATCCTCTTTCACTGCCAATCAAATTCCAGAGGCAAAGAGGCCCAACGACAGCTTGATGGAGTCTAAAGCAAACCAGCAAGCTGCACCCAAGAAATCGCGATTGGAGACACGCGCTTCCTGCCCACCATTTAAG AATTTCGTCGAACAGGTTAGGAAAGAGAAATTAGGAGATAGAATTGCAGCTTTGCAGCAGCTGGTTGCTCCCTTTGGCAAG ACAGACACAGCATCCGTACTAATGGAGGCAATTGGATACATTAAATTTCTTCAAAGCCAGGTTGAG ACGTTGAGCGTTCCATATATGAAATCATCTTGCAACAAGACCAGCACTAGAACTACGCAAACA TTTCAGAATTCAGTGATGGAGGATGAAAATGATGATGAGGCGAAGAAGGATTTAAGAAGCCGAGGACTATGTCTAGTACCATTATCTTGCATGTCTTATGTGACCAgcgatggtggaggaggtggtggtggaggaggcaTCTGGCCACTGCCTAATTTTGGTGGAGGAACATAA
- the LOC110606308 gene encoding transcription factor bHLH110 isoform X1, giving the protein MESANLHHQHHQLQAQLVGSSSLTSPSSYGAGSTHAWTQNITLSSGNFNPNCNGVAVNPRHKNETLIPPLNGSMIQDLGFHWNGNNAGGSFTNQSAHDLQLAKIKHYLSSDSFPKFTETINSPSSIEDSHLSSTTHFKDKQKDISADLSDKLLLKTISSGFAINGGHQFSPRQMYSTTSHDCSTLGSSIPGRGNFSQIYPSINISNLSPSQPPISGSFDMNLQALDLLTSKRFSGSFGQPSHDNIGIYNDNISYSLDRMHMPSCSPSKTSSFTANQIPEAKRPNDSLMESKANQQAAPKKSRLETRASCPPFKNFVEQVRKEKLGDRIAALQQLVAPFGKTDTASVLMEAIGYIKFLQSQVETLSVPYMKSSCNKTSTRTTQTFQNSVMEDENDDEAKKDLRSRGLCLVPLSCMSYVTSDGGGGGGGGGIWPLPNFGGGT; this is encoded by the exons ATGGAGTCTGCTAATCTCCATCACCAGCATCATCAGCTTCAAGCCCAGCTTGTTGGATCTTCTTCTTTAACTTCCCCATCTAGCTATGGAGCTGGAAGCACTCATGCTTGGACCCAAAACATCACTTT GAGCAGTGGTAACTTCAATCCCAACTGCAATGGAGTAGCTGTAAATCCGAGGCACAAAAACGAGACTTTAATCCCTCCTCTCAACGGTTCCATGATTCAAGACTTGGGTTTCCACTGGAATGGCAATAATGCAGGAGGAAGCTTCACCAACCAGTCTGCTCATGACCTACAGCTTGCAAAAATCAAACACTACTTATCATCAGATTCTTTCCCCAAATTTACAGAGACGATAAACAGTCCCTCGAGTATTGAAGATTCTCATCTATCATCCACAACCCATTTTAAAGATAAGCAAAAAGATATAAGTGCTGATCTAAGCGATAAGCTACTGCTCAAGACTATTTCTTCTGGTTTTGCTATCAATGGTGGTCATCAGTTTTCGCCAAGGCAAATGTACTCTACCACTTCTCATGATTGTTCTACCCTTGGAAGTTCCATACCCGGCAGAGGGAACTTTAGCCAGATATATCCGAGCATCAATATTTCAAACTTGAGTCCCTCACAGCCGCCGATCTCAGGCTCTTTTGACATGAACTTGCAGGCTTTGGATCTCTTAACCTCTAAAAGATTTAGTGGGAGTTTTGGGCAGCCTTCGCATGATAATATTGGCATATATAACGACAACATTTCTTACAGTCTAGATCGTATGCATATGCCATCATGTAGCCCTAGTAAA ACATCCTCTTTCACTGCCAATCAAATTCCAGAGGCAAAGAGGCCCAACGACAGCTTGATGGAGTCTAAAGCAAACCAGCAAGCTGCACCCAAGAAATCGCGATTGGAGACACGCGCTTCCTGCCCACCATTTAAG AATTTCGTCGAACAGGTTAGGAAAGAGAAATTAGGAGATAGAATTGCAGCTTTGCAGCAGCTGGTTGCTCCCTTTGGCAAG ACAGACACAGCATCCGTACTAATGGAGGCAATTGGATACATTAAATTTCTTCAAAGCCAGGTTGAG ACGTTGAGCGTTCCATATATGAAATCATCTTGCAACAAGACCAGCACTAGAACTACGCAAACA TTTCAGAATTCAGTGATGGAGGATGAAAATGATGATGAGGCGAAGAAGGATTTAAGAAGCCGAGGACTATGTCTAGTACCATTATCTTGCATGTCTTATGTGACCAgcgatggtggaggaggtggtggtggaggaggcaTCTGGCCACTGCCTAATTTTGGTGGAGGAACATAA
- the LOC110606308 gene encoding transcription factor bHLH110 isoform X4 has protein sequence MESANLHHQHHQLQAQLVGSSSLTSPSSYGAGSTHAWTQNITLSSGNFNPNCNGVAVNPRHKNETLIPPLNGSMIQDLGFHWNGNNAGGSFTNQSAHDLQLAKIKHYLSSDSFPKFTETINSPSSIEDSHLSSTTHFKDKQKDISADLSDKLLLKTISSGFAINGGHQFSPRQMYSTTSHDCSTLGSSIPGRGNFSQIYPSINISNLSPSQPPISGSFDMNLQALDLLTSKRFSGSFGQPSHDNIGIYNDNISYSLDRMHMPSCSPSKTSSFTANQIPEAKRPNDSLMESKANQQAAPKKSRLETRASCPPFKVRKEKLGDRIAALQQLVAPFGKTDTASVLMEAIGYIKFLQSQVETLSVPYMKSSCNKTSTRTTQTNSVMEDENDDEAKKDLRSRGLCLVPLSCMSYVTSDGGGGGGGGGIWPLPNFGGGT, from the exons ATGGAGTCTGCTAATCTCCATCACCAGCATCATCAGCTTCAAGCCCAGCTTGTTGGATCTTCTTCTTTAACTTCCCCATCTAGCTATGGAGCTGGAAGCACTCATGCTTGGACCCAAAACATCACTTT GAGCAGTGGTAACTTCAATCCCAACTGCAATGGAGTAGCTGTAAATCCGAGGCACAAAAACGAGACTTTAATCCCTCCTCTCAACGGTTCCATGATTCAAGACTTGGGTTTCCACTGGAATGGCAATAATGCAGGAGGAAGCTTCACCAACCAGTCTGCTCATGACCTACAGCTTGCAAAAATCAAACACTACTTATCATCAGATTCTTTCCCCAAATTTACAGAGACGATAAACAGTCCCTCGAGTATTGAAGATTCTCATCTATCATCCACAACCCATTTTAAAGATAAGCAAAAAGATATAAGTGCTGATCTAAGCGATAAGCTACTGCTCAAGACTATTTCTTCTGGTTTTGCTATCAATGGTGGTCATCAGTTTTCGCCAAGGCAAATGTACTCTACCACTTCTCATGATTGTTCTACCCTTGGAAGTTCCATACCCGGCAGAGGGAACTTTAGCCAGATATATCCGAGCATCAATATTTCAAACTTGAGTCCCTCACAGCCGCCGATCTCAGGCTCTTTTGACATGAACTTGCAGGCTTTGGATCTCTTAACCTCTAAAAGATTTAGTGGGAGTTTTGGGCAGCCTTCGCATGATAATATTGGCATATATAACGACAACATTTCTTACAGTCTAGATCGTATGCATATGCCATCATGTAGCCCTAGTAAA ACATCCTCTTTCACTGCCAATCAAATTCCAGAGGCAAAGAGGCCCAACGACAGCTTGATGGAGTCTAAAGCAAACCAGCAAGCTGCACCCAAGAAATCGCGATTGGAGACACGCGCTTCCTGCCCACCATTTAAG GTTAGGAAAGAGAAATTAGGAGATAGAATTGCAGCTTTGCAGCAGCTGGTTGCTCCCTTTGGCAAG ACAGACACAGCATCCGTACTAATGGAGGCAATTGGATACATTAAATTTCTTCAAAGCCAGGTTGAG ACGTTGAGCGTTCCATATATGAAATCATCTTGCAACAAGACCAGCACTAGAACTACGCAAACA AATTCAGTGATGGAGGATGAAAATGATGATGAGGCGAAGAAGGATTTAAGAAGCCGAGGACTATGTCTAGTACCATTATCTTGCATGTCTTATGTGACCAgcgatggtggaggaggtggtggtggaggaggcaTCTGGCCACTGCCTAATTTTGGTGGAGGAACATAA
- the LOC110606308 gene encoding transcription factor bHLH110 isoform X6, with protein MIQDLGFHWNGNNAGGSFTNQSAHDLQLAKIKHYLSSDSFPKFTETINSPSSIEDSHLSSTTHFKDKQKDISADLSDKLLLKTISSGFAINGGHQFSPRQMYSTTSHDCSTLGSSIPGRGNFSQIYPSINISNLSPSQPPISGSFDMNLQALDLLTSKRFSGSFGQPSHDNIGIYNDNISYSLDRMHMPSCSPSKTSSFTANQIPEAKRPNDSLMESKANQQAAPKKSRLETRASCPPFKNFVEQVRKEKLGDRIAALQQLVAPFGKTDTASVLMEAIGYIKFLQSQVETLSVPYMKSSCNKTSTRTTQTFQNSVMEDENDDEAKKDLRSRGLCLVPLSCMSYVTSDGGGGGGGGGIWPLPNFGGGT; from the exons ATGATTCAAGACTTGGGTTTCCACTGGAATGGCAATAATGCAGGAGGAAGCTTCACCAACCAGTCTGCTCATGACCTACAGCTTGCAAAAATCAAACACTACTTATCATCAGATTCTTTCCCCAAATTTACAGAGACGATAAACAGTCCCTCGAGTATTGAAGATTCTCATCTATCATCCACAACCCATTTTAAAGATAAGCAAAAAGATATAAGTGCTGATCTAAGCGATAAGCTACTGCTCAAGACTATTTCTTCTGGTTTTGCTATCAATGGTGGTCATCAGTTTTCGCCAAGGCAAATGTACTCTACCACTTCTCATGATTGTTCTACCCTTGGAAGTTCCATACCCGGCAGAGGGAACTTTAGCCAGATATATCCGAGCATCAATATTTCAAACTTGAGTCCCTCACAGCCGCCGATCTCAGGCTCTTTTGACATGAACTTGCAGGCTTTGGATCTCTTAACCTCTAAAAGATTTAGTGGGAGTTTTGGGCAGCCTTCGCATGATAATATTGGCATATATAACGACAACATTTCTTACAGTCTAGATCGTATGCATATGCCATCATGTAGCCCTAGTAAA ACATCCTCTTTCACTGCCAATCAAATTCCAGAGGCAAAGAGGCCCAACGACAGCTTGATGGAGTCTAAAGCAAACCAGCAAGCTGCACCCAAGAAATCGCGATTGGAGACACGCGCTTCCTGCCCACCATTTAAG AATTTCGTCGAACAGGTTAGGAAAGAGAAATTAGGAGATAGAATTGCAGCTTTGCAGCAGCTGGTTGCTCCCTTTGGCAAG ACAGACACAGCATCCGTACTAATGGAGGCAATTGGATACATTAAATTTCTTCAAAGCCAGGTTGAG ACGTTGAGCGTTCCATATATGAAATCATCTTGCAACAAGACCAGCACTAGAACTACGCAAACA TTTCAGAATTCAGTGATGGAGGATGAAAATGATGATGAGGCGAAGAAGGATTTAAGAAGCCGAGGACTATGTCTAGTACCATTATCTTGCATGTCTTATGTGACCAgcgatggtggaggaggtggtggtggaggaggcaTCTGGCCACTGCCTAATTTTGGTGGAGGAACATAA
- the LOC110606308 gene encoding transcription factor bHLH110 isoform X2 yields MESANLHHQHHQLQAQLVGSSSLTSPSSYGAGSTHAWTQNITLSSGNFNPNCNGVAVNPRHKNETLIPPLNGSMIQDLGFHWNGNNAGGSFTNQSAHDLQLAKIKHYLSSDSFPKFTETINSPSSIEDSHLSSTTHFKDKQKDISADLSDKLLLKTISSGFAINGGHQFSPRQMYSTTSHDCSTLGSSIPGRGNFSQIYPSINISNLSPSQPPISGSFDMNLQALDLLTSKRFSGSFGQPSHDNIGIYNDNISYSLDRMHMPSCSPSKTSSFTANQIPEAKRPNDSLMESKANQQAAPKKSRLETRASCPPFKNFVEQVRKEKLGDRIAALQQLVAPFGKTDTASVLMEAIGYIKFLQSQVETLSVPYMKSSCNKTSTRTTQTNSVMEDENDDEAKKDLRSRGLCLVPLSCMSYVTSDGGGGGGGGGIWPLPNFGGGT; encoded by the exons ATGGAGTCTGCTAATCTCCATCACCAGCATCATCAGCTTCAAGCCCAGCTTGTTGGATCTTCTTCTTTAACTTCCCCATCTAGCTATGGAGCTGGAAGCACTCATGCTTGGACCCAAAACATCACTTT GAGCAGTGGTAACTTCAATCCCAACTGCAATGGAGTAGCTGTAAATCCGAGGCACAAAAACGAGACTTTAATCCCTCCTCTCAACGGTTCCATGATTCAAGACTTGGGTTTCCACTGGAATGGCAATAATGCAGGAGGAAGCTTCACCAACCAGTCTGCTCATGACCTACAGCTTGCAAAAATCAAACACTACTTATCATCAGATTCTTTCCCCAAATTTACAGAGACGATAAACAGTCCCTCGAGTATTGAAGATTCTCATCTATCATCCACAACCCATTTTAAAGATAAGCAAAAAGATATAAGTGCTGATCTAAGCGATAAGCTACTGCTCAAGACTATTTCTTCTGGTTTTGCTATCAATGGTGGTCATCAGTTTTCGCCAAGGCAAATGTACTCTACCACTTCTCATGATTGTTCTACCCTTGGAAGTTCCATACCCGGCAGAGGGAACTTTAGCCAGATATATCCGAGCATCAATATTTCAAACTTGAGTCCCTCACAGCCGCCGATCTCAGGCTCTTTTGACATGAACTTGCAGGCTTTGGATCTCTTAACCTCTAAAAGATTTAGTGGGAGTTTTGGGCAGCCTTCGCATGATAATATTGGCATATATAACGACAACATTTCTTACAGTCTAGATCGTATGCATATGCCATCATGTAGCCCTAGTAAA ACATCCTCTTTCACTGCCAATCAAATTCCAGAGGCAAAGAGGCCCAACGACAGCTTGATGGAGTCTAAAGCAAACCAGCAAGCTGCACCCAAGAAATCGCGATTGGAGACACGCGCTTCCTGCCCACCATTTAAG AATTTCGTCGAACAGGTTAGGAAAGAGAAATTAGGAGATAGAATTGCAGCTTTGCAGCAGCTGGTTGCTCCCTTTGGCAAG ACAGACACAGCATCCGTACTAATGGAGGCAATTGGATACATTAAATTTCTTCAAAGCCAGGTTGAG ACGTTGAGCGTTCCATATATGAAATCATCTTGCAACAAGACCAGCACTAGAACTACGCAAACA AATTCAGTGATGGAGGATGAAAATGATGATGAGGCGAAGAAGGATTTAAGAAGCCGAGGACTATGTCTAGTACCATTATCTTGCATGTCTTATGTGACCAgcgatggtggaggaggtggtggtggaggaggcaTCTGGCCACTGCCTAATTTTGGTGGAGGAACATAA
- the LOC110606338 gene encoding alcohol acyltransferase 9 — protein sequence MFKSPELPDCFYHNHPALISPSIPTPNHSLYLSNLDDQKFLRFSIKYLYLFKKSVSSDILKYSLSKVLADYYPLAGRLRTSKEEDQKLEIDCNGEGAVFAEAFMDITAEQFLEISRKPNRSWRKLLYRVEAQSFLDIPPLVVQVTNLRCGGMILSTGVNHCVCDGIGTSQFLQAWAHITTKPNHDLPVTPFHFRYVLKPRNPPHVTFTHPSYVRHDDTELQPSVGLNHYLQSQPLVPISLTFTASHILHLKRQCIPSLKCTTFETLAAHTWQCWVRSLDLQSSLNVKLLFSVNVRKKLIPEMPPGYYGNGFVLGCAQTYVKDLISSNLHHGIKLVQHAKSCLNDDYVRSMIDLLEDKTVKTDLSASFVISQWSKLGLEDLEFGEGKPLHMGSLTSDIYCLFLPVIGDTEAVTVLVSLPESAAVKFEYYMKEDFWDKEANGNGYHLEENGFI from the exons ATGTTCAAATCTCCAGAACTCCCTGATTGTTTCTATCATAACCACCCAGCTCTAATCTCCCCTTCTATCCCCACCCCCAACCATTCTCTATATCTCTCCAACCTTGATGATCAAAAGTTCCTTAGATTCTCCATTAAATATCTCTACCTTTTTAAAAAATCTGTGAGCTCAGATATCTTGAAATATTCACTCTCTAAAGTTCTTGCCGACTACTACCCATTAGCCGGGAGGTTGAGAACTTCCAAAGAAGAAGATCAGAAGCTTGAGATAGATTGCAATGGAGAAGGTGCGGTCTTTGCTGAAGCTTTCATGGATATCACAGCTGAACAGTTTCTTGAAATTTCTAGGAAACCAAACAGGTCTTGGAGAAAGCTTTTGTATAGAGTGGAAGCCCAGAGCTTCTTGGACATTCCTCCTCTTGTTGTTCAG GTAACAAATCTACGATGTGGAGGAATGATACTAAGCACCGGAGTTAATCACTGTGTATGTGACGGTATAGGCACTTCCCAATTCTTACAAGCATGGGCCCACATCACCACAAAACCGAATCATGATCTCCCAGTCACGCCATTTCACTTCCGATATGTATTAAAACCTCGAAATCCCCCGCATGTAACCTTCACACATCCTAGTTATGTCAGACACGATGACACTGAACTACAACCATCCGTGGGTCTTAACCACTATTTGCAATCTCAGCCGTTGGTGCCCATCTCCTTAACTTTCACCGCGTCTCATATCCTCCACCTCAAGAGGCAGTGTATTCCCTCGCTCAAGTGCACCACCTTTGAAACACTAGCCGCGCACACGTGGCAGTGTTGGGTTAGATCACTGGACTTGCAATCTTCTCTCAATGTCAAGCTCCTTTTCTCGGTTAATGTCAGGAAAAAGTTAATCCCAGAAATGCCACCAGGATATTATGGGAATGGATTCGTACTGGGGTGTGCTCAGACCTACGTTAAGGATTTAATCTCTAGTAATTTGCATCATGGGATAAAGTTAGTTCAACATGCTAAATCATGTTTAAATGATGATTATGTGAGGTCAATGATTGATTTGTTGGAGGATAAAACAGTAAAAACAgatctttcagcaagctttgtTATTTCTCAGTGGTCAAAATTAGGATTAGAGGATTTGGAATTTGGAGAAGGGAAGCCATTGCATATGGGTTCTTTGACTAGTGATATTTACTGCTTGTTTTTGCCGGTTATCGGTGATACTGAAGCGGTCACCGTGCTCGTATCATTACCGGAAAGTGCAGCTGTGAAGTTTGAGTATTATATGAAGGAGGATTTTTGGGATAAAGAAGCCAATGGAAATGGGTATCATTTAGAAGAAAATGGATTCATTTGA